Sequence from the Corallococcus soli genome:
CCATGTGGTACCACCTGGCCTTCGTCGCCCGGGGCCGCTTCCACTTCTCCACCCCGGAGCGCCAGGGCCGCTTCGAGGCGCTGATGCGCGACGTCGCCGGGCTGCCCCTGGTGGAGGCCACCCGCGCCGTGGCCGAGGGGCGCGTGCGCCTGGACGGCCAGCCGTACCCGTGGGAGCCGGACGACATGCTCTGCCGCCTCCAGCCCGTGCCCATGGACACGGACGCCGTGGCGAAGGAGCGCGAGCGCTGCCACTTCACCGTGGTGCCCGCCGCCTCCTGACACGGGCGCGGGCCGTGGTAGTCAGGGCCCGTGGATCTCCAAGCGCAACGCCGCCAACAGCACAAGCTGCGGCTGTCCTGGATGCCGTGGCTCTACTTCGTCCTCAAGCCGCGCCACCATGAGTGGGCGCACGCGTGGCAGCGCGAGGTGCAGGACCGCCTGCGCGAATTGGAGACCGTTGAAATCGCGGAGGGGTGCTTCATCGCCCCGGAGGCGCGCATCTTCGCGGAGCCCGGACGCACCGTCAGGATTGGACCTGGGTGCAGTATCGCCGCGGATGTCTTCATGCACGGCCCCGTGGAGCTGGGCCCCCACGTCAGCCTCAACGCGCGCGTCAACCTGGACGGCGGCGTGGCCGGCATC
This genomic interval carries:
- a CDS encoding acyltransferase; its protein translation is MDLQAQRRQQHKLRLSWMPWLYFVLKPRHHEWAHAWQREVQDRLRELETVEIAEGCFIAPEARIFAEPGRTVRIGPGCSIAADVFMHGPVELGPHVSLNARVNLDGGVAGIRIGEGTRIASGATLYAFDHGLAPDRPVRGQPVTSKGIVIGQDVWVGANAGITDGVTVGDHAVVGMGAIVTRDVPPWAIVGGSPARLLGDRRDRPRSGIPGGWEPPDTKGKP